The DNA window GTGACAGGTGGGCAACACTGATAACATTCTAAAATATGCGAAATTAACGTGTTACTTTCTCTAGTTTGTTTAAAATACGCCTGAATGCCAATAAGTCATATTTctcaatgatttaaaaaatcctgacagGCGAGGGTCCAATCTTAAGGGTGTACTGTCTCCAACCTCACCCTGGAGCCCATTCCTCCCTGTCCGTACTCCAACACTACAGGATCCACGGAATAAGGCCCAGATATgaggctgttgccatggtacaGGGTGCTGCCACTGGTGCTATGGAGCACAAGGAGGGTAATGACTAGTTAATGTTTTGTTGCTGCGAGTACAGTTTGATGTTGTCTACCTCTAGGCAAATGAAGTGAAAGAACATTGGCATTATCAAATTAtagttattattatataaatatctCCTCTTAAGTTAGttccctctgtgtctgtgtgtctggttgtgcgtgcgtgcttgtgatgtcatgtgaaTCTTCAGGCCCGAGCTTGATTGCAGAGAGCGGTTCCTATGACCTTGCTGTGTTTGGAGGCAAGGCTGTGAGACTGGTGAGACTCCATGTGGATCTCCAGCACATGAATAACCCTCAATTTGAGACTCAGAGTCCCCTCATGGAGCTTCAGGACTGGATCCTGGATGTTCGCTGGCTCTTTGGAGACAATCACTCACTACTCTGTGTGGCTGTAGCCCACAACACCAGTCTGCTCCTGGATGTCACTTCAGGAAATGTTCTGGTTCAGCGCTCCTGTACAGAGGGATGTCTACTCTACTCTGCCCTCCTTCTAGTGCATGAATCATGGGTAGATACCGTCTTAGTCGGGGGAACTGTTTTTAACCAGCTGATTCTCTGGAAGCCTGGTGGAGGGAACGATAATAGCACATCTGAGGACAAAGCTCCAGTTGAAAGGCGCCTGCTTGGACACAATGGAGtcatcttcagcatctcttACCTCCCGGAAAAAGGATGGCTGGCTTCAGCCTCTGATGACCGTAGTGTAAGAGTGTGGGATGTTGGCAATTTGGGGGGTCGTGGAGGCAAATGTGGACATTCTAACCCCACTTGTATAAGGGTTCTATATGGGCACCAGGCAAGGGtgttctctgtgtgtctttCCAGGGAGAAAGTGTTTAGTGCTGGGGAGGACGGCGCTTGTTTAATATGGGACTCGGCAGGTGGAGGTAAAGTGGTTCGTAAGATGAAGGGACATCGTGCGGGTGGGGTTCGTGCACTCGCAGTAAGTGAGGGGACTGCAGGAAGAGAGAGCTGGGTGGCCACAGGGGGTGCAGATGGAGCAGTGAGGCTGTGGATGGTAGGAGGGAGTgaagaaggaaaggagggaacTGAGGCACAGCTGTCAGAGACATTAAGTGACCTTGGATTTTCCGGGCAAGGCTTGCCTAAAGTAATTTGTaaagctgaggatgaggatgaaaatGCAAGTTGGAGTCAGACAAGGTTTGTAGTTTGCACTGATCAAGGGATAGTTTATCAATACAGCAACATGCAGTGGGGCGTTGTCTGGCAGGGGACTCCTGAGTTTCAGTCTTACTGCGTGATGGACACGGTGAGTGTCATTGATGAAGACTCGGCAGAAAAAGTCAGTTTGTGTGCTGTTGGAAACCTCAGTGGGTCCATACAGGTGTTCCCCCTCTCCCAACCTGACTGTGGGATTCTCCTCAGAGGTGGATCGGGAAAGATCCATAGTCTTATTTGGCTGAAGGCAAAACAAGACGTGTGTTTGCTGGCATCAGGGGCAGAGGGATCTGTTTTTCGCTGGTCTGTAAAAGTAACACATGATCAAAACTGTTTCCCGGCTCTCAACGTAGACTCCCTTCCTAGTTTCCTCCTTCCGCCTTGTGCAAAGCGCTGGCTGACCGCTGCAGTGTGCCTCCATTCTGTGTCCCAGGGGGTCTTGTGGGTGTGTGGGGACAGGAGAGGTTCCCTGCTTCTGTTTCAGGAAGGAATCACAAAGAAACGAGAGGTTGCAGGTGAGGTGAATGTATGTGAGCCAGCTCTGCAGCCCGTGAGCTGCCTGTTCGGAGTGCATGGAAAACAGGGTGTAACTTCAGTGCGTGAACACAAGGGGCTGCTGTACAGCACCGGCAGGGACGGCTGTGTGAGGGTGTTCAGAATGCGTCCAGCGCCTGGAGAGAGTAAAGGTGGGCTTCAGCTGGAGGTTCTCCGAGTCCAGCGAGCCTGCAGGGGTATGGAATGGCTGGAGAGGGTCTTGATGCTTGAAAAAGAAAtttgggaagaggaggaagtcaGAGAAGGAGAACAGTCTGAGAAAGTGGAAAGAGAAGCCAG is part of the Takifugu flavidus isolate HTHZ2018 chromosome 8, ASM371156v2, whole genome shotgun sequence genome and encodes:
- the wdr6 gene encoding WD repeat-containing protein 6 isoform X2, which codes for MALLKMETAALVAPVTALEFLQDTFLVTGEGPILRVYCLQPHPGAHSSLSVLQHYRIHGIRPRYEAVAMVQGAATGAMEHKEGPSLIAESGSYDLAVFGGKAVRLVRLHVDLQHMNNPQFETQSPLMELQDWILDVRWLFGDNHSLLCVAVAHNTSLLLDVTSGNVLVQRSCTEGCLLYSALLLVHESWVDTVLVGGTVFNQLILWKPGGGNDNSTSEDKAPVERRLLGHNGVIFSISYLPEKGWLASASDDRSVRVWDVGNLGGRGGKCGHSNPTCIRVLYGHQARVFSVCLSREKVFSAGEDGACLIWDSAGGGKVVRKMKGHRAGGVRALAVSEGTAGRESWVATGGADGAVRLWMVGGSEEGKEGTEAQLSETLSDLGFSGQGLPKVICKAEDEDENASWSQTRFVVCTDQGIVYQYSNMQWGVVWQGTPEFQSYCVMDTVSVIDEDSAEKVSLCAVGNLSGSIQVFPLSQPDCGILLRGGSGKIHSLIWLKAKQDVCLLASGAEGSVFRWSVKVTHDQNCFPALNVDSLPSFLLPPCAKRWLTAAVCLHSVSQGVLWVCGDRRGSLLLFQEGITKKREVAGEVNVCEPALQPVSCLFGVHGKQGVTSVREHKGLLYSTGRDGCVRVFRMRPAPGESKGGLQLEVLRVQRACRGMEWLERVLMLEKEIWEEEEVREGEQSEKVEREARFVIAGFQAVHFVVWDPVRQERLLAVPCGGGHRSWSLWPSHKGVWPGYGILVFIKQGAVLASQPPGVSLKAGRSEGWSLREGVHGRGIGCVCRMGRIKAVSHVGNSTGGRERAIDEGHWEIVVTGGDDTSLTVLAVQPSSGSVKVLSVITDHISSVRTLTVATCQETDGESQILSALLVSAGGRAQVQCYRLLVSVDKHRRVPTCQVIQVAGHRLDEQWERRRNRHKTVKMDPETRYMSVVVLDENPDRHLLALACSDGALRLFSVREVEHQIVLLWETFYHQRCVLSVATCSLEDGTGRYTLLFSSATDGKIAVWDLTEACSVSALCKNTPFPSIPCLNIPAHQSGINSLAVWVDKQDGGCQVTVASGGDDGQLTVSVIRAQYPKDEKTGGSRESPQIFDPVFTPQSQLLQPSSLLLHLNSQHHIPTGHAAPLTSLKLFRPGLVVSTSADQRVCLWTVGSAGISLIGSLCSHVADAAGLAVWEEEAEAPGDRLGKKGFHSEQQNLIWDGRGNETRMKTECKKMEAGSLDEEVTADESGPKEAWNKKSGPVYESNNREDEAADERAGNPGWVLVCGQGLQLLHIRDLEERERQPS
- the wdr6 gene encoding WD repeat-containing protein 6 isoform X1, which codes for MALLKMETAALVAPVTALEFLQDTFLVTGEGPILRVYCLQPHPGAHSSLSVLQHYRIHGIRPRYEAVAMVQGAATGAMEHKEGPSLIAESGSYDLAVFGGKAVRLVRLHVDLQHMNNPQFETQSPLMELQDWILDVRWLFGDNHSLLCVAVAHNTSLLLDVTSGNVLVQRSCTEGCLLYSALLLVHESWVDTVLVGGTVFNQLILWKPGGGNDNSTSEDKAPVERRLLGHNGVIFSISYLPEKGWLASASDDRSVRVWDVGNLGGRGGKCGHSNPTCIRVLYGHQARVFSVCLSREKVFSAGEDGACLIWDSAGGGKVVRKMKGHRAGGVRALAVSEGTAGRESWVATGGADGAVRLWMVGGSEEGKEGTEAQLSETLSDLGFSGQGLPKVICKAEDEDENASWSQTRFVVCTDQGIVYQYSNMQWGVVWQGTPEFQSYCVMDTVSVIDEDSAEKVSLCAVGNLSGSIQVFPLSQPDCGILLRGGSGKIHSLIWLKAKQDVCLLASGAEGSVFRWSVKVTHDQNCFPALNVDSLPSFLLPPCAKRWLTAAVCLHSVSQGVLWVCGDRRGSLLLFQEGITKKREVAGEVNVCEPALQPVSCLFGVHGKQGVTSVREHKGLLYSTGRDGCVRVFRMRPAPGESKGGLQLEVLRVQRACRGMEWLERVLMLEKEIWEEEEVREGEQSEKVEREARFVIAGFQAVHFVVWDPVRQERLLAVPCGGGHRSWSLWPSHKGVWPGYGILVFIKQGAVLASQPPGVSLKAGRSEGWSLREGVHGRGIGCVCRMGRIKAVSHVGNSTGGRERAIDEGHWEIVVTGGDDTSLTVLAVQPSSGSVKVLSVITDHISSVRTLTVATCQETDGESQILSALLVSAGGRAQVQCYRLLVSVDKHRRVPTCQVIQVAGHRLDEQWERRRNRHKTVKMDPETRYMSVVVLDENPDRHLLALACSDGALRLFSVREVEHQIVLLWETFYHQRCVLSVATCSLEDGTGSRYTLLFSSATDGKIAVWDLTEACSVSALCKNTPFPSIPCLNIPAHQSGINSLAVWVDKQDGGCQVTVASGGDDGQLTVSVIRAQYPKDEKTGGSRESPQIFDPVFTPQSQLLQPSSLLLHLNSQHHIPTGHAAPLTSLKLFRPGLVVSTSADQRVCLWTVGSAGISLIGSLCSHVADAAGLAVWEEEAEAPGDRLGKKGFHSEQQNLIWDGRGNETRMKTECKKMEAGSLDEEVTADESGPKEAWNKKSGPVYESNNREDEAADERAGNPGWVLVCGQGLQLLHIRDLEERERQPS